A window of Pseudomonadota bacterium contains these coding sequences:
- a CDS encoding enoyl-CoA hydratase/isomerase family protein gives MADVVTYSREGDIAYITVDSPPVNALSLPVRAGLQNCVRQFVADSAAKAAILICAGRTFIAGADITEFDKPRQDPWLPEVIEEMEASPKIIIAAIHGTALGGGLETAMGCHYRVAVPSAKLGLPEVTLGLLPGATGTQRLPRLIGAKAALDAMVSGKPMSAKAAAAAGAVDHLLADEDLKAGATAYAKKLIADGAQPRRIRDMSVDKSGADAEFFANYRKEVARSARGFFAPEQIIKCVEAAVNLPYDQAVKRESELFMECMTSPHSRSQRHLFFAERATAKVPDVPASTKLRDVRQVAVLGGGTMGGGIAMNFANVGIPVVLKEINQAALDRGLGIIRGNYENTLKKGRMTQADFDKCMSLISGTVDYSGIGDCDLIVEAVFENMALKKEIFAELDKVAKPGAILASNTSTLDIDEIAAATKRPQDVIGWHFFAPANVMTLLEIVRGAKTALDVIATSMAMAKTIRKQAVLVRVCFGFVGNRMFFPYVREAQRMILEGNAPEYIDKAAYDWGMAMGPNGVSDLSGLDVLDKVNNEWKDKPSDPAYCRMVAKLTEMGRLGQKTNAGIFKYVDRKPVPDPEVAALAKAEAERLGVPQIAVTPEEIIERLLFSMINEGALILAEGIATRPSDIDVVFVHGYGMPRYRGGPMQYADEVGLKTVVAAMEKYRKRYGDLYWTPAPLLKELADAGSSFSAWAAKREG, from the coding sequence ATGGCAGACGTAGTCACCTACAGCCGCGAAGGCGACATTGCATACATCACCGTCGACAGCCCGCCGGTCAACGCCCTGTCGCTGCCGGTACGCGCGGGTCTCCAGAACTGCGTGCGCCAGTTCGTGGCGGACAGCGCCGCGAAGGCCGCCATCCTGATCTGCGCCGGCCGCACTTTCATCGCCGGCGCCGACATCACCGAGTTCGACAAGCCGCGCCAGGATCCCTGGCTGCCGGAAGTCATCGAGGAAATGGAGGCTTCGCCCAAGATCATCATCGCCGCCATCCATGGCACCGCGCTCGGCGGTGGTCTCGAAACCGCCATGGGCTGCCATTACCGCGTGGCCGTGCCGTCCGCCAAGCTCGGCCTGCCGGAAGTGACCTTGGGCTTGTTGCCGGGCGCCACCGGCACCCAGCGCCTGCCGCGCCTGATCGGCGCCAAGGCCGCGCTCGATGCGATGGTCAGTGGCAAGCCGATGTCGGCCAAGGCCGCCGCGGCCGCCGGCGCCGTCGACCACCTGCTGGCGGATGAGGATCTCAAGGCCGGCGCCACCGCCTATGCCAAGAAGCTCATCGCCGACGGCGCGCAGCCGCGCCGCATTCGCGACATGTCGGTCGACAAGAGCGGCGCCGACGCCGAGTTCTTCGCCAACTACCGCAAGGAAGTGGCGCGCAGCGCGCGTGGCTTCTTCGCCCCGGAGCAGATCATCAAGTGCGTCGAGGCGGCGGTGAACCTGCCCTACGACCAGGCCGTCAAGCGTGAAAGCGAGCTGTTCATGGAATGCATGACCTCGCCGCACTCGCGTTCGCAGCGCCACTTGTTCTTCGCCGAGCGCGCCACTGCCAAGGTGCCGGACGTGCCGGCTTCGACCAAGCTGCGCGACGTCAGACAGGTCGCGGTGCTGGGCGGCGGCACCATGGGTGGCGGCATCGCCATGAACTTCGCCAACGTCGGCATCCCGGTGGTGCTGAAGGAAATCAACCAGGCGGCCCTCGACCGCGGCCTGGGCATCATCCGCGGCAACTACGAGAACACCCTGAAGAAGGGCCGCATGACCCAGGCCGACTTCGACAAGTGCATGTCGCTGATCAGCGGCACCGTCGATTACAGCGGCATCGGCGATTGCGATCTGATCGTCGAAGCGGTGTTCGAGAACATGGCGCTCAAGAAGGAAATCTTCGCCGAGCTCGACAAGGTCGCCAAACCCGGCGCGATTCTCGCCAGCAACACCTCGACCCTCGACATCGACGAAATCGCGGCCGCGACCAAGCGCCCGCAGGACGTCATCGGCTGGCACTTCTTCGCGCCGGCCAATGTCATGACCCTGTTGGAAATCGTGCGCGGCGCCAAGACCGCGCTCGACGTCATCGCCACCTCCATGGCCATGGCCAAGACCATCCGCAAGCAGGCGGTGCTGGTGCGCGTGTGCTTCGGCTTCGTCGGCAACCGCATGTTCTTCCCCTACGTGCGCGAAGCGCAGCGCATGATCCTCGAAGGCAACGCGCCGGAGTACATCGACAAGGCCGCCTACGACTGGGGCATGGCAATGGGCCCCAACGGCGTGTCGGATCTCTCCGGTCTCGACGTGCTCGACAAGGTCAACAACGAGTGGAAAGACAAGCCCAGCGACCCGGCCTACTGCCGCATGGTCGCCAAGCTGACGGAAATGGGTCGCCTGGGTCAGAAGACCAATGCCGGCATCTTCAAGTACGTGGACCGCAAGCCGGTGCCGGATCCGGAAGTGGCGGCACTGGCCAAGGCCGAGGCCGAGCGTCTCGGCGTGCCGCAGATTGCCGTGACACCCGAAGAGATCATCGAGCGCCTGCTGTTCTCCATGATCAACGAAGGCGCGCTGATCCTGGCCGAAGGCATCGCCACCCGCCCGAGCGACATCGACGTGGTGTTCGTGCATGGCTACGGCATGCCGCGCTACCGCGGCGGCCCCATGCAGTACGCCGATGAAGTCGGTCTGAAGACCGTGGTCGCGGCGATGGAGAAGTACCGCAAGCGCTACGGCGATCTCTACTGGACGCCGGCGCCGCTGTTGAAGGAACTGGCCGACGCCGGTTCGTCCTTCAGCGCCTGGGCGGCCAAGCGCGAGGGTTGA
- the glgC gene encoding glucose-1-phosphate adenylyltransferase — MTFEQPHRLRLLRRSYAFVLAGGRGSRLKQLTDVRCKPAVYFGGKFRIIDFVLSNCLNSGIRRIGVLTQYKSHSLLRHLQRGWAFLKSEMNEFLDLLPAQQRIDERSWYKGTADAIFQNLDIVQGYGADYILVLAGDHIYKMDYMEMLARHVASGAPCTVGCIEVPVEEATGFGVMAVDAEQRITDFLEKPAQPPSMPGKPGIALASMGIYVFNAQYLFDMLADDAAREDSEHDFGRNLIPAVVERGDARALSFESCCVGLEPGREPYWRDVGTIDAYWEANIDLTATVPALNLYDTAWPIWTYQEQLPPAKFVHNWQNRRGMALESLVSGGCIISGELNKSLLFSKCRVHSYASVASSVLLPEVQVGRGVRLNHCVIDHGCSIPDGMIIGENPELDAERFYVTEKGITLVTRQMLARLSA, encoded by the coding sequence ATGACCTTCGAACAACCCCATCGCCTGCGCCTGTTGCGACGTTCCTACGCCTTCGTGCTGGCCGGTGGCCGCGGTTCGCGTTTGAAACAATTGACCGACGTGCGCTGCAAGCCGGCGGTGTACTTCGGCGGCAAGTTCCGCATCATCGATTTCGTGCTGTCGAACTGCCTGAACTCCGGCATCCGGCGCATCGGCGTGTTGACGCAGTACAAGTCCCACAGCCTGCTCAGGCACCTGCAACGCGGCTGGGCGTTCCTGAAGTCGGAGATGAACGAGTTCCTCGATCTGCTGCCGGCCCAGCAGCGCATCGACGAGCGCTCCTGGTACAAGGGCACGGCCGACGCCATCTTCCAGAATCTCGACATCGTGCAGGGCTATGGCGCCGATTACATCCTGGTGCTGGCCGGCGATCACATCTACAAGATGGACTACATGGAAATGCTCGCGCGCCATGTCGCGAGCGGCGCGCCGTGCACGGTCGGCTGCATCGAGGTGCCGGTGGAGGAGGCGACGGGTTTCGGCGTGATGGCCGTCGACGCCGAGCAGCGCATCACCGACTTCCTGGAAAAGCCCGCCCAGCCGCCGTCCATGCCGGGCAAGCCCGGCATCGCCCTCGCCAGCATGGGCATCTACGTGTTCAACGCCCAGTACCTGTTCGACATGCTCGCCGACGATGCCGCACGCGAGGATTCCGAACATGATTTCGGCCGCAATCTCATTCCGGCGGTGGTGGAACGCGGCGACGCGCGCGCGCTGTCCTTCGAGAGCTGCTGCGTGGGCCTCGAACCCGGGCGCGAACCCTATTGGCGCGACGTCGGCACCATCGATGCCTACTGGGAGGCGAACATCGATCTGACCGCCACCGTGCCGGCCTTGAATCTCTACGACACGGCGTGGCCGATCTGGACCTACCAGGAACAGCTGCCGCCGGCCAAGTTCGTGCACAACTGGCAGAACCGTCGTGGCATGGCGCTGGAATCGCTGGTGTCGGGCGGCTGCATCATCAGCGGCGAATTGAACAAGAGCCTGTTGTTCTCCAAGTGCCGCGTGCATTCCTACGCCAGCGTGGCGTCGTCGGTGCTGCTGCCCGAGGTGCAGGTCGGGCGCGGCGTGCGCCTGAACCACTGCGTGATCGATCATGGCTGCAGCATTCCCGATGGCATGATCATCGGCGAGAACCCGGAGCTCGACGCCGAGCGTTTCTACGTCACCGAGAAGGGCATCACGCTGGTCACGCGCCAGATGCTGGCGAGGCTCAGCGCTTGA
- a CDS encoding VWA domain-containing protein, with amino-acid sequence MTSPAEPLIAQTLALCQAARDAGLPVTQARAIDVFRSLAMIDWQDAEDYRLALRTNLVASREDEILFDRVFAVHFGKSEFEHDGGAILARSELLRGNLEAGGRANEAHRDMLTEADTFGAQEVQRRANLAARWDADAPPLEQIIRELARRLATRPSRRTAPARHGARVDLRRSMRRSVRHGLDLVQLARTARKTRKTRIVMLCDVSGSMDAFNPFLLQLMFGLQQALKSSRTLVFSTQVSEITQYLRRRSVLETLAEIGDKVRHWSGGTDVGAALGQLNRGVLREGSAHATVLIIISDGYDNGAPERIAAELEAAKRRVRTLVWINPMYGASTFVVRAAGMKAALPYIDHFLPAFNARALHDLVKGLAAL; translated from the coding sequence ATGACCTCCCCGGCCGAACCCCTCATCGCCCAGACCCTGGCCCTGTGCCAGGCCGCCCGCGACGCCGGCCTGCCGGTGACCCAGGCGCGCGCCATCGATGTATTTCGCTCGCTCGCGATGATCGACTGGCAGGACGCCGAGGATTACCGCCTCGCCCTGCGCACCAACCTGGTGGCGAGCCGCGAGGACGAGATCCTGTTCGACCGGGTGTTCGCGGTGCATTTCGGCAAGAGCGAGTTCGAACACGACGGCGGCGCGATCCTCGCGCGTAGCGAGCTGTTGCGCGGCAATCTCGAGGCCGGCGGCCGTGCCAACGAAGCGCACCGCGACATGCTGACCGAGGCTGATACGTTTGGCGCGCAGGAGGTACAGCGTCGCGCCAACCTCGCCGCGCGATGGGACGCCGACGCGCCGCCGCTCGAGCAGATCATCCGCGAACTGGCGCGGCGGTTGGCCACGCGCCCGTCGCGACGCACGGCGCCGGCCCGTCACGGTGCGCGCGTGGACCTGCGCCGCTCCATGCGTCGCAGCGTGCGCCACGGTCTCGATCTCGTCCAACTGGCGCGCACCGCGCGCAAGACGCGCAAGACCCGCATCGTCATGCTGTGCGACGTCAGCGGTTCGATGGACGCGTTCAATCCCTTCCTGCTGCAGCTCATGTTCGGCCTGCAACAGGCGCTGAAATCCAGCCGCACGCTGGTGTTCAGCACCCAGGTCAGCGAGATCACCCAGTACCTGCGCCGCCGCTCGGTGCTCGAGACCCTCGCCGAAATCGGCGACAAGGTGCGCCATTGGTCGGGCGGCACCGACGTCGGCGCGGCGCTCGGCCAACTCAATCGCGGCGTGCTGCGCGAAGGCTCGGCGCATGCCACGGTGCTCATCATCATCAGCGACGGTTACGACAACGGCGCGCCCGAGCGCATCGCGGCGGAGCTAGAGGCGGCCAAGCGTCGCGTGCGCACGCTGGTCTGGATCAACCCGATGTATGGCGCCAGCACCTTCGTGGTGAGGGCCGCCGGCATGAAGGCCGCCCTGCCCTACATCGATCATTTCCTGCCGGCCTTCAACGCGCGGGCCTTGCACGACCTGGTGAAGGGCCTGGCCGCCCTGTAG
- a CDS encoding glycogen/starch/alpha-glucan phosphorylase, with protein MASFPERASRYNRFTVTDATPQFPIDPPRNDADSLRRAVAHALLYGGGRYPDLATAQDWYLAVASAVRDRLVERWMETTQRWRAADAKRVYYMSMEFLIGRTLSNALHALGLYDELAHAVTALGVDLDEVRQREPDAALGNGGLGRLAACFLDSMATLGLPSFGYGIRYDYGMFAQHILNGYQVEQPDDWLKFGNPWEFPRPDTTYEIRYGGWVRRDEDGAHWVDTESVLAMAYDIIVPGHGTRAVSTLRLWHAKAAESLDLALFNQGDYMRAVRAKNLSENVTRVLYPDDSSYQGRELRLRQEFFFTSASMQDILTRYMREHADFEQLADKVAVHLNDTHPAIAVPELMRLLLDVHRLEWVDAWGMCTRIFSYTNHTLMPEALETWPLEMMRSVLPRHLDIIFEINERHLAEVREQLGDDPALLSRLSLIDEGGERRVRMAHLSVVASHTVNGVSKLHSNLIRETIFADFVRLWPTRFCNKTNGITPRRWLVSANRELTALLDARLGLGWRRDLGELAGLRAQADDVALLERFAAVKLANKQRLAAWVERELGIALDPASLFDVQVKRIHEYKRQLLNALHVVARYHAILDNPEAGWVPRTVLFAGKAASAYRMAKLVIKLINDIAVRINNDARVNHLLKVVFVPNYSVSIAELVMPAADLSEQISTAGTEASGTGNMKFALNGALTIGTLDGANIEIREEVGADNIFIFGMTADEVERLRASGHRPLDIYAANPALKRVLDGIADGEFSPEEPQRFVPLVDSLLRFGDHYLLLADFASYVEAQGHVDALYRKPREWARRALLNVAGMGAFSSDRTIAEYAGEIWRVSPVVD; from the coding sequence ATGGCTAGTTTTCCAGAGCGGGCATCGCGTTACAATCGATTCACCGTGACCGATGCCACTCCACAATTTCCCATCGACCCGCCGCGCAACGATGCCGATTCGCTGCGTCGCGCGGTGGCCCACGCGCTGCTCTACGGCGGAGGTCGTTACCCCGATCTCGCGACGGCGCAGGACTGGTACCTGGCGGTTGCCAGCGCGGTGCGCGACCGGCTGGTCGAACGCTGGATGGAGACCACCCAGCGCTGGCGCGCGGCCGACGCCAAGCGCGTCTATTACATGTCGATGGAGTTCCTGATCGGGCGCACCTTGTCCAACGCCCTGCACGCGCTTGGCCTGTACGACGAACTGGCGCACGCGGTGACTGCGCTGGGCGTGGACCTCGACGAGGTGCGGCAACGGGAACCGGACGCCGCGCTCGGCAACGGCGGTCTCGGCCGTCTCGCTGCCTGTTTTCTCGATTCCATGGCGACCCTCGGCCTGCCGAGCTTCGGCTACGGCATCCGCTACGACTATGGCATGTTCGCCCAGCACATCTTGAACGGTTACCAGGTCGAGCAGCCGGACGACTGGCTGAAATTCGGCAATCCCTGGGAGTTTCCGCGCCCCGACACCACCTACGAGATCCGCTACGGCGGCTGGGTGCGGCGCGACGAGGACGGCGCGCACTGGGTCGATACCGAGTCGGTGCTGGCCATGGCCTACGACATCATCGTGCCCGGCCACGGCACGCGCGCGGTCAGCACCCTGCGCCTGTGGCACGCCAAGGCCGCCGAGTCGCTCGATCTCGCGCTCTTCAACCAGGGCGATTACATGCGCGCGGTGCGCGCCAAGAACCTGTCGGAAAACGTCACGCGCGTGCTGTATCCCGACGATTCCAGCTACCAGGGCCGCGAGCTGCGCCTGCGCCAGGAATTCTTCTTCACCAGCGCCTCCATGCAGGACATCCTCACGCGCTACATGCGTGAGCATGCCGACTTCGAGCAGCTGGCCGACAAGGTCGCGGTGCACCTCAACGACACCCACCCCGCTATCGCGGTGCCGGAGCTGATGCGCCTGCTGCTCGACGTGCATCGCCTCGAATGGGTCGATGCCTGGGGCATGTGCACGCGCATCTTCTCCTACACCAATCACACGCTCATGCCCGAGGCGCTCGAGACCTGGCCGCTGGAAATGATGCGCAGCGTGCTGCCGCGCCATCTCGACATCATCTTCGAGATCAACGAGCGCCACCTGGCCGAGGTGCGTGAGCAGCTCGGTGACGATCCGGCGCTGCTGTCGCGCCTGTCGCTCATCGACGAGGGCGGCGAGCGCCGCGTGCGCATGGCGCATCTGTCGGTGGTGGCGAGCCACACCGTCAACGGTGTCTCGAAACTGCACAGCAACCTCATCCGCGAAACCATTTTCGCCGACTTCGTGCGGCTGTGGCCGACGCGCTTCTGCAACAAGACCAATGGCATCACGCCGCGACGCTGGCTGGTCAGCGCCAACCGCGAGCTGACGGCGCTGCTGGACGCGCGCCTCGGCCTCGGCTGGCGGCGCGATCTCGGCGAGCTCGCCGGCCTGCGCGCGCAGGCCGACGATGTGGCGCTGCTGGAACGCTTCGCCGCCGTCAAGCTCGCCAACAAGCAGCGCCTGGCGGCCTGGGTCGAACGGGAACTCGGCATCGCGCTCGACCCCGCGTCGCTGTTCGATGTGCAGGTCAAGCGCATCCACGAATACAAGCGCCAGCTCTTGAACGCGCTGCACGTGGTGGCGCGTTACCACGCCATACTCGACAACCCCGAGGCCGGCTGGGTGCCGCGCACGGTGCTGTTCGCCGGCAAGGCCGCCTCGGCCTATCGCATGGCCAAGCTCGTCATCAAGCTCATCAACGACATCGCGGTGCGCATCAACAACGACGCGCGGGTCAATCACCTGCTGAAAGTGGTGTTCGTGCCCAATTACAGCGTGTCGATCGCCGAGCTGGTGATGCCGGCGGCCGATTTGTCCGAGCAGATCTCGACGGCCGGCACCGAGGCGTCCGGCACCGGCAACATGAAGTTCGCACTGAATGGCGCGCTGACCATCGGCACCCTGGACGGCGCCAACATCGAAATTCGCGAGGAAGTCGGCGCCGACAACATCTTCATCTTCGGCATGACCGCCGACGAGGTCGAGCGCCTGCGTGCCAGCGGCCACCGTCCGCTCGATATCTACGCGGCCAACCCGGCCTTGAAACGCGTGCTGGACGGCATCGCCGACGGCGAGTTCTCGCCCGAGGAGCCGCAGCGCTTCGTGCCGCTGGTCGATTCACTGCTGCGCTTCGGCGATCACTACCTGCTGCTGGCTGATTTCGCGTCCTATGTCGAGGCCCAGGGTCATGTCGATGCCCTGTATCGCAAGCCGCGTGAATGGGCGCGGCGTGCGCTCTTGAACGTGGCGGGCATGGGCGCGTTTTCCAGCGATCGCACCATCGCCGAGTATGCCGGCGAGATCTGGCGGGTCAGCCCCGTCGTCGACTGA
- a CDS encoding oxidoreductase, whose product MSNSIKAILASKDADGKFSAALTTLGLADLPDEDVLVDIDFSTVNYKDGLAVTNTFPICAKLPMVCGIDLAGTVVESRSSKWKAGDRVLVNGYGLSERHWGAYAQKQRVNADFLVRIPDAFSSELAMAIGTAGYTSMLAVNAIRDHGTQPADGPVLVTGGAGGVGSVAIMLLAKLGYEVVASTGRPETAAYLKGLGAKDTIARSELARASKPLEKETWSACVDSVGSTTLASALAQLRYNGVVAACGLAGGGDLPSTVMPFLLRNARLQGIDSVMAPMAARERAWADLAKLIDPAELKGVYTVEPLARVPELCASILRGEIRGRVVIDVNK is encoded by the coding sequence TTGAGCAATTCAATCAAGGCCATCCTGGCCAGCAAAGACGCCGACGGCAAGTTCAGCGCCGCCTTGACCACCTTAGGCCTCGCCGACCTGCCCGATGAAGACGTGCTGGTCGATATCGATTTCTCGACCGTCAATTACAAGGACGGCCTGGCCGTCACCAACACCTTCCCGATCTGCGCCAAGCTGCCGATGGTGTGCGGCATCGATCTCGCTGGCACGGTGGTCGAGTCGCGCTCGTCGAAATGGAAGGCCGGCGATCGCGTGCTGGTGAACGGCTACGGCTTGTCCGAGCGCCACTGGGGCGCCTACGCGCAAAAGCAGCGCGTCAATGCTGATTTCCTGGTACGCATTCCGGACGCCTTCAGCAGTGAGCTGGCGATGGCCATCGGCACCGCCGGCTACACCTCGATGCTGGCGGTCAACGCCATTCGCGATCACGGTACCCAACCCGCCGACGGCCCGGTGCTGGTGACGGGCGGCGCCGGCGGCGTCGGCTCGGTCGCCATCATGTTGCTGGCCAAGCTCGGCTACGAAGTGGTGGCGAGCACCGGCCGGCCCGAAACGGCTGCCTATCTCAAGGGCCTCGGCGCCAAGGACACCATCGCGCGCAGTGAACTCGCACGCGCGAGCAAGCCGCTGGAAAAGGAAACCTGGTCGGCCTGTGTCGACAGCGTCGGCTCGACCACCCTCGCCAGCGCGCTGGCGCAGCTGCGTTACAACGGCGTGGTGGCGGCCTGCGGTCTCGCCGGCGGCGGCGACCTGCCGAGCACCGTCATGCCCTTCCTGCTGCGCAACGCGCGCCTGCAGGGCATCGACTCGGTGATGGCGCCGATGGCGGCGCGCGAACGCGCATGGGCCGATCTCGCCAAGCTCATCGACCCGGCCGAGCTCAAGGGCGTCTACACCGTCGAGCCGCTGGCGCGCGTGCCTGAATTGTGCGCATCGATTCTGCGCGGCGAGATCCGTGGCCGCGTGGTCATCGACGTCAACAAGTAA
- the glgA gene encoding glycogen synthase GlgA — MTLATPRVLHVAAEAHPLVKTGGLADVVGALPPALAARGCDVRLLLPGYEAVLQGFAAGHLTPVGAPLGTAFGASRIQLLRATLPGSTVCLYVIDAPWLYGRAGNPYVDGAGLPWADNHLRFGLLGHVAAQLAAGGLDASWQADIVHAHDWHAALAPVYLRQHPANAVRTVFTIHNLAFQGRFPLDVGPALGLGPAQLTPSALEFHGDLSFMKGALLAADAITTVSPSYAREILRPEGGEGLDGVLRDRASRLLGILNGVDTLLWDSSSDAALAQPYTRDTAPSAKAVNRRALRKECGLADDPRRPLVAVVGRLTYQKGLDLLLEAIADPALADMQLLVLGTGEAGLEQAFSALAAREPGRIATAIRFDEALSHRVFGGADAILVPSRFEPCGLTQLYGLRYGTVPIVRRVGGLADTVVDESTGDSGTGFVFEAPYAHALRDTLARMLAVYQQQPQRWAALMQRGMAQEVSWAGPAAVYGELYQQLMG, encoded by the coding sequence TTGACGCTCGCCACGCCACGCGTCCTGCACGTCGCCGCCGAAGCCCATCCCCTGGTCAAGACCGGCGGGCTGGCCGACGTGGTCGGCGCCTTGCCGCCGGCGCTCGCCGCGCGGGGCTGCGACGTGCGCCTGCTGTTGCCGGGCTACGAAGCGGTGCTGCAGGGCTTCGCCGCCGGCCACTTGACGCCGGTGGGCGCGCCGCTCGGCACGGCTTTCGGCGCCTCGCGCATTCAACTGCTGCGCGCAACGCTGCCGGGCAGCACGGTGTGTCTGTATGTCATCGATGCGCCCTGGCTATATGGCCGCGCCGGCAATCCCTATGTCGACGGTGCGGGCTTGCCGTGGGCCGACAACCACCTGCGTTTCGGCCTGCTCGGCCACGTCGCGGCGCAGCTCGCGGCCGGCGGTCTCGACGCCAGCTGGCAGGCCGACATCGTGCATGCCCACGACTGGCACGCGGCGCTGGCGCCGGTCTACCTGCGTCAGCATCCGGCCAACGCGGTGCGCACCGTGTTCACCATCCACAACCTCGCCTTCCAGGGACGCTTCCCCTTGGACGTCGGGCCGGCGCTGGGCCTCGGCCCCGCGCAGCTGACGCCGTCCGCGCTGGAATTCCACGGCGACCTGTCGTTCATGAAGGGTGCCTTGCTGGCCGCCGACGCCATCACCACGGTGTCGCCCAGCTACGCGCGCGAGATCCTGAGGCCGGAAGGCGGCGAAGGTCTCGATGGCGTGCTGCGCGATCGCGCGTCGCGGCTGCTCGGCATCTTGAACGGCGTCGACACCTTGCTGTGGGACAGCAGCAGCGATGCCGCGCTGGCGCAGCCCTACACGCGCGACACGGCGCCGAGCGCCAAGGCCGTCAACCGCCGTGCCTTGCGCAAGGAATGCGGGCTGGCCGATGACCCGCGTCGCCCGCTGGTCGCGGTGGTCGGGCGGCTCACCTATCAGAAAGGGCTGGACCTGCTGCTCGAAGCGATCGCCGACCCGGCCCTGGCCGACATGCAATTGCTGGTGCTCGGCACCGGCGAAGCCGGCCTCGAACAGGCCTTCAGCGCGCTCGCCGCGCGCGAACCCGGCCGCATCGCGACCGCAATCCGTTTCGACGAAGCGCTGTCGCACCGCGTGTTCGGCGGCGCCGATGCGATCCTGGTGCCGAGCCGTTTCGAGCCCTGCGGCCTCACCCAACTCTACGGCCTGCGCTACGGCACCGTGCCGATAGTGCGGCGCGTCGGCGGGCTGGCCGACACCGTGGTGGACGAAAGCACCGGCGACAGCGGCACCGGTTTCGTGTTCGAAGCACCGTACGCCCATGCCTTGCGCGACACGCTCGCGCGTATGCTCGCGGTCTATCAGCAGCAGCCGCAACGTTGGGCAGCTCTCATGCAGCGGGGCATGGCGCAGGAAGTGTCGTGGGCAGGGCCGGCGGCGGTTTACGGGGAGCTGTATCAGCAGTTGATGGGGTGA
- a CDS encoding MoxR family ATPase — translation MTASGAWQHPFGRVDDVAATFDAHDYVADRPLCLTTKLAFDLGKPILLEGEAGVGKTEVAKVLASALDTPLIRLQCYEGLDASAALYEWNYARQILAIRLAEADAARRTELDSAIFGPEFLFERPLLKAIRHPGPRPAVLLIDEIDRADEEFEAFLLEILSDYQITVPELGTFSAVHKPCVILTSNRTRELNDALKRRCLYLWIDYPSPEKERDIITKRVPGIDLELAEAVTRVMQGLRAVDFYKRPGVAEALDWARALLGLEIGKIVPETVLETAGVVLKYRDDVSRLGKMDLDALLQGKAVES, via the coding sequence ATGACGGCGAGTGGCGCCTGGCAGCACCCTTTCGGCCGCGTCGATGACGTGGCGGCGACTTTCGATGCCCATGATTACGTGGCCGACCGGCCGCTGTGCCTGACCACCAAGCTGGCCTTCGACCTCGGCAAGCCCATCCTGCTGGAGGGCGAGGCCGGGGTCGGCAAGACCGAGGTCGCCAAGGTGCTGGCCAGCGCGCTCGACACGCCGCTCATCCGCCTGCAGTGCTACGAGGGACTGGATGCCAGCGCCGCCCTCTACGAATGGAATTACGCGCGCCAGATCCTCGCCATCCGCCTGGCCGAGGCCGACGCCGCGCGCCGCACTGAACTCGACAGCGCGATCTTCGGCCCCGAGTTCCTGTTCGAGCGGCCGCTGTTGAAAGCCATCCGCCATCCCGGCCCGCGACCGGCGGTGCTGCTGATCGACGAAATCGATCGCGCCGACGAGGAGTTCGAAGCCTTCCTGCTCGAGATCCTGTCGGACTACCAGATCACGGTGCCCGAGCTCGGCACCTTCAGCGCCGTGCACAAGCCCTGCGTGATCCTGACCTCCAATCGCACCCGCGAATTGAACGACGCCCTGAAGCGCCGCTGCCTGTACCTGTGGATCGATTACCCGAGCCCGGAAAAGGAACGCGACATCATCACCAAGCGCGTGCCCGGCATAGACCTTGAACTCGCCGAAGCGGTGACGCGCGTCATGCAGGGCCTGCGCGCAGTGGATTTCTACAAGCGGCCCGGCGTCGCCGAGGCCCTCGACTGGGCGCGCGCCCTGCTCGGGCTCGAGATCGGGAAGATCGTGCCGGAGACGGTGCTGGAGACGGCGGGCGTGGTGTTGAAGTATCGCGATGACGTGTCGCGGCTCGGCAAGATGGATCTGGATGCGCTGTTGCAGGGGAAGGCAGTGGAGTCGTGA